Proteins encoded together in one Paracidovorax wautersii window:
- the infA gene encoding translation initiation factor IF-1, with protein sequence MAKEELIEMQGSVTEVLPDSRFRVTLDNGHQLIAYTGGKMRKHHIRILAGDKVSLEMSPYDLTKGRITFRHLAGRGPGPSPR encoded by the coding sequence ATGGCCAAAGAAGAACTGATCGAGATGCAGGGCTCCGTGACGGAAGTGCTGCCGGACTCGCGCTTTCGCGTAACGCTGGACAATGGGCACCAACTCATCGCCTATACCGGCGGCAAGATGCGCAAGCACCACATCCGCATCTTGGCGGGCGACAAGGTGTCGCTGGAAATGTCGCCCTACGACCTGACCAAGGGCCGCATCACCTTCCGCCACCTGGCCGGCCGCGGCCCGGGTCCCTCTCCCCGTTGA
- a CDS encoding septation protein A has product MKLLIDFFPIILFFAAFKVWGIYTATAVAIVATVLQIAYLRVRHGKVEPMQWVSLGVIVVFGGATLLAHSETFIKWKPTVLYWLMGGALLIAQLVFRKNLIRSLMGAQMTLPDNAWRTLNWSWAGFFAIMGVVNLWVAYTFDTDTWVNFKLFGGLGFMLVFVVAQALYLSRYLKEEEDKQPTDVQP; this is encoded by the coding sequence ATGAAACTGCTGATCGACTTCTTCCCCATCATCCTGTTCTTCGCCGCGTTCAAGGTCTGGGGCATCTATACCGCCACCGCAGTGGCCATCGTCGCCACCGTGCTGCAGATCGCCTACCTGCGTGTGCGCCACGGCAAGGTCGAGCCCATGCAGTGGGTCAGCCTGGGGGTGATCGTGGTCTTCGGCGGCGCCACGTTGCTGGCCCACAGCGAGACCTTCATCAAGTGGAAGCCCACGGTGCTGTACTGGCTGATGGGGGGCGCCCTGCTGATCGCGCAGCTGGTGTTCCGCAAGAACCTCATCCGCTCGCTGATGGGGGCGCAGATGACGCTGCCCGACAACGCCTGGCGCACCCTGAACTGGAGCTGGGCCGGCTTCTTCGCAATCATGGGCGTGGTCAACCTGTGGGTGGCCTACACCTTCGACACCGATACCTGGGTCAACTTCAAGCTGTTCGGCGGCCTCGGCTTCATGCTCGTCTTCGTCGTGGCGCAGGCCCTGTACCTGAGCCGCTACCTCAAGGAGGAGGAAGACAAGCAACCCACGGACGTGCAGCCATGA
- a CDS encoding PoNe immunity protein domain-containing protein has product MGSASYWNEWCSYADEHIAHMTKQISEPAGDPSYRPQYVFNLVRKHYEQMLRRYSRGDAITELRSYFPPLLDAWEESERLGYAVWTAKQQYTRHAWKVNLDHYIVCFWLVGLALVLEIPDDQWQRLITLVGNEGEDALLDRVIASRQSGRKIGAALCHPRPYERLLDAVNAPRAEQALLLSTFLEKWHLELHGPPARGLAKTTAMKNARPYWHRYGEQNFEGGAYFGRWCVEAVAAVKAFGMDDSLCLGHADYPGDLLRPGKLTTHLPSPRREQTADFPLDSGVAKQSRPGWFARIFGGL; this is encoded by the coding sequence ATGGGAAGTGCTTCTTACTGGAACGAATGGTGCTCGTATGCGGATGAGCACATCGCCCACATGACGAAGCAGATTTCGGAGCCGGCAGGTGACCCGTCCTATCGGCCGCAGTATGTTTTCAACCTTGTGCGAAAGCACTATGAGCAAATGCTGCGGCGCTACTCCCGGGGCGACGCCATTACCGAACTGAGGTCGTATTTCCCGCCGTTGCTGGACGCCTGGGAAGAGTCCGAACGTCTGGGATACGCTGTTTGGACGGCGAAGCAACAGTACACGCGCCACGCATGGAAGGTGAATCTCGATCACTACATCGTTTGCTTCTGGCTGGTGGGCTTGGCGCTGGTGCTTGAAATACCGGATGACCAATGGCAGCGGCTGATCACCTTGGTGGGAAACGAAGGCGAGGATGCCTTGTTGGATCGCGTGATAGCGTCTCGGCAGTCGGGGCGCAAAATAGGCGCCGCGCTCTGCCATCCGAGGCCGTACGAGCGGCTGCTGGACGCCGTGAATGCGCCGAGGGCGGAACAGGCCCTGTTGCTATCGACGTTCCTGGAAAAATGGCATCTCGAACTCCACGGCCCTCCGGCAAGAGGCTTGGCCAAGACGACAGCGATGAAAAATGCCCGCCCCTATTGGCATCGGTATGGTGAGCAGAATTTCGAAGGCGGCGCGTATTTCGGGCGCTGGTGTGTGGAGGCGGTAGCCGCCGTCAAAGCCTTCGGCATGGATGACAGCCTGTGTCTGGGACATGCCGACTATCCAGGGGATCTGCTGCGCCCCGGGAAACTCACGACGCACCTTCCATCGCCACGACGCGAGCAGACTGCTGACTTCCCGTTGGATAGTGGCGTGGCAAAGCAGAGTCGGCCAGGATGGTTCGCCAGAATTTTCGGCGGGCTATAA
- the asd gene encoding archaetidylserine decarboxylase (Phosphatidylserine decarboxylase is synthesized as a single chain precursor. Generation of the pyruvoyl active site from a Ser is coupled to cleavage of a Gly-Ser bond between the larger (beta) and smaller (alpha chains). It is an integral membrane protein.), producing the protein MSDRLAVLPQYLLPKQALTALAGRFASARAGRLTTAAIRRFVARYRVDMGEAADPDIGSYATFNDFFTRALRPGARPLADAAVVCPVDGAVSQLGPIERDQIFQAKGHRYSTTALLGGDAALAAQFENGSFATIYLSPRDYHRIHMPCDGRLTRMVHVPGDLFSVNPLTARGVPGLFARNERVVCMFDTPMGPMALVLVGATIVGSMATVWHGQVNPPRTGTLRSWDYSGQDITLRQGEEMGRFLLGSTVVLLFPEGAVQFQADWDAARAVRLGEAMGQRPGM; encoded by the coding sequence GTGTCTGACCGCCTCGCCGTTCTTCCCCAATACCTTTTGCCCAAACAGGCGCTGACCGCCCTTGCCGGCCGCTTCGCTTCCGCCAGGGCGGGCCGCCTGACCACGGCGGCGATCCGCCGCTTCGTGGCGCGCTACCGCGTGGACATGGGCGAGGCGGCCGATCCGGACATCGGCAGCTACGCGACCTTCAACGACTTCTTCACGCGGGCCCTGCGGCCCGGTGCCCGCCCGCTGGCCGATGCGGCCGTGGTGTGCCCGGTGGACGGGGCGGTGAGCCAGCTCGGGCCCATCGAGCGCGACCAGATCTTCCAGGCCAAGGGCCACCGGTACTCGACCACGGCCCTGCTCGGCGGGGACGCGGCGCTGGCGGCCCAGTTCGAGAACGGCAGCTTCGCCACGATCTACCTGAGCCCGCGCGACTACCACCGCATCCACATGCCCTGCGACGGCCGCCTCACGCGCATGGTCCATGTGCCGGGCGATCTGTTCTCGGTCAACCCCCTCACCGCCCGCGGCGTGCCCGGGCTGTTCGCGCGCAACGAGCGCGTGGTGTGCATGTTCGACACGCCGATGGGCCCCATGGCGCTGGTTCTGGTGGGCGCGACCATCGTCGGCAGCATGGCGACCGTGTGGCATGGGCAGGTCAACCCGCCCCGCACCGGCACGCTGCGCAGCTGGGACTACAGCGGCCAGGACATCACCCTGCGCCAGGGGGAAGAGATGGGCCGTTTCCTGCTCGGCTCGACCGTCGTGCTGCTGTTTCCGGAAGGGGCTGTGCAGTTCCAGGCGGATTGGGATGCCGCACGCGCCGTGCGGCTGGGTGAGGCGATGGGGCAGCGCCCCGGCATGTAA
- a CDS encoding heparan-alpha-glucosaminide N-acetyltransferase has protein sequence MQPPAAARPAAARLDAVDALRGVAMVWMTVFHFCFDLSHFGYWPQEFRADPFWTVQRTMIVSLFLLCAGFGQAIAWQQGVAWPRFWRRWGQIVACALLVTLGSAWMFPRSFIYFGVLHGMAAMLLITRLTSGAGPWLWPMGLLALAAPWAAQWLLAGPWHAWASVFDSRALNWLGLVSRKPFTEDYVPLFPWLGVIWWGMAAGQWILGLRPAVLAAPLSAPGRALAWLGRWSLSYYMLHQPVMIGGLMAVGWWLG, from the coding sequence ATGCAACCCCCCGCGGCTGCGCGGCCTGCAGCGGCGCGCCTGGATGCGGTGGACGCCCTACGCGGCGTGGCCATGGTGTGGATGACGGTGTTTCACTTCTGCTTCGATCTCAGCCACTTCGGGTACTGGCCCCAGGAGTTCCGCGCGGATCCGTTCTGGACCGTGCAGCGCACGATGATCGTGAGCCTGTTTCTGCTGTGTGCCGGCTTCGGGCAGGCCATTGCGTGGCAACAGGGCGTGGCATGGCCGCGCTTCTGGCGCCGCTGGGGGCAGATCGTGGCGTGCGCGCTGCTGGTCACGCTCGGATCTGCCTGGATGTTTCCCCGCAGCTTCATCTACTTCGGGGTGCTGCACGGCATGGCCGCGATGCTGCTGATCACCCGCCTGACGTCCGGAGCGGGTCCGTGGCTATGGCCGATGGGCCTGCTGGCCCTGGCGGCGCCCTGGGCCGCACAATGGCTGCTGGCCGGACCGTGGCATGCCTGGGCTTCCGTCTTCGACAGCCGCGCACTCAACTGGCTCGGGCTGGTGTCCCGCAAGCCCTTCACCGAGGACTATGTGCCGCTTTTCCCCTGGCTGGGCGTGATTTGGTGGGGCATGGCGGCGGGGCAGTGGATACTGGGCCTGCGGCCTGCTGTGCTCGCCGCGCCCCTGTCTGCACCGGGCCGCGCGCTGGCATGGCTGGGCCGCTGGAGCCTCAGCTACTACATGCTGCACCAGCCGGTGATGATCGGCGGTCTGATGGCTGTGGGGTGGTGGCTGGGCTGA
- the msrB gene encoding peptide-methionine (R)-S-oxide reductase MsrB, translating into MTFPVQKTDAEWQALLQEKGAEPAAWKVTRHAATERPFTGKYEAHWADGSYHCVCCGAKLFDSDTKFDAGCGWPSFSQAVPGAIKEIVDRSHGMVRTETVCAQCGAHLGHVFEDGPAPTGLRYCMNSASLDFESEAP; encoded by the coding sequence ATGACCTTTCCCGTCCAGAAGACCGACGCAGAATGGCAAGCCCTGCTCCAGGAAAAGGGCGCCGAGCCCGCCGCCTGGAAGGTGACGCGCCACGCCGCCACCGAACGCCCTTTCACCGGTAAGTACGAGGCGCATTGGGCCGACGGCAGCTACCACTGCGTGTGCTGCGGCGCCAAGCTGTTCGATTCCGACACCAAGTTCGACGCCGGCTGCGGCTGGCCCAGCTTCTCGCAGGCTGTTCCCGGCGCCATTAAGGAGATCGTGGACCGCAGCCACGGCATGGTCCGCACAGAAACCGTTTGTGCACAATGCGGAGCCCACCTGGGCCACGTCTTCGAAGACGGCCCGGCCCCGACCGGGCTGCGTTACTGTATGAATTCCGCCTCGCTCGACTTCGAGTCCGAGGCGCCCTGA
- a CDS encoding peptidylprolyl isomerase: protein MKKKLLSGLVAAAMLGTVVLPVSAQNIAIVNGKAVPKERADALKQQVERSGRPVTPEVEGQIKEEVIAREIFMQEAQKRGLEGSADYKAQMELARQTILIRELFVDYQKNNPVTDAEIQAEYDKFAAANSGKEYKASHILVEKEDEAKAIIASLKKGAKFADIAKKQSKDPGSGARGGDLDWASPNSYVPEFTEALVKLEKGKTTQTPVKSQFGWHVIRLDDVREAQLPKLEEVKPQIAQQLQQQKLAKFQEDLRTKAKVE, encoded by the coding sequence ATGAAGAAAAAGCTCTTGTCCGGCCTGGTGGCCGCTGCCATGCTGGGCACCGTAGTGCTGCCCGTGTCTGCGCAGAACATCGCCATCGTCAACGGCAAGGCCGTTCCCAAGGAACGCGCAGATGCCTTGAAGCAGCAAGTGGAACGTTCCGGCCGCCCGGTGACCCCTGAAGTCGAAGGCCAGATCAAAGAGGAAGTGATCGCCCGTGAGATCTTCATGCAGGAAGCGCAAAAGCGCGGCCTCGAAGGATCCGCCGACTACAAGGCCCAGATGGAACTGGCCCGCCAGACCATCCTGATCCGCGAGTTGTTCGTGGACTACCAGAAGAACAACCCGGTCACTGACGCTGAAATCCAGGCCGAGTACGACAAGTTCGCCGCGGCCAATTCCGGCAAGGAATACAAGGCCAGCCACATCCTGGTCGAGAAGGAAGACGAGGCCAAGGCCATCATCGCCTCCCTGAAGAAGGGCGCCAAGTTCGCCGACATCGCCAAGAAGCAGTCCAAGGATCCCGGATCCGGCGCACGCGGTGGCGATCTGGACTGGGCCAGCCCCAACAGCTACGTCCCCGAGTTCACCGAAGCACTGGTGAAGCTCGAAAAGGGCAAGACCACGCAAACCCCCGTGAAGAGCCAGTTCGGCTGGCATGTCATCCGCCTGGACGACGTGCGCGAAGCGCAGCTGCCCAAGCTGGAAGAAGTGAAGCCGCAGATCGCCCAGCAACTGCAGCAGCAGAAGCTGGCCAAGTTCCAGGAAGACCTGCGCACCAAGGCCAAGGTCGAGTGA
- a CDS encoding BolA family protein produces MSGQPITAEAMHARLAGRLAPTHLEVIDESAAHAGHAGANGTGFGTHFRVRISSPLFTGKARVAQHRLVYDALQVFIDQGAHAIAIEVL; encoded by the coding sequence ATGAGCGGACAGCCCATCACCGCCGAGGCCATGCATGCCCGGCTGGCCGGGCGGCTGGCTCCCACGCATCTGGAAGTCATCGACGAAAGCGCCGCCCACGCAGGCCATGCCGGGGCCAATGGCACGGGCTTCGGTACCCATTTCCGGGTGCGGATCTCGTCACCTTTGTTTACCGGCAAGGCCCGCGTGGCCCAGCATCGCCTTGTGTATGATGCGCTGCAGGTTTTCATTGACCAGGGCGCCCACGCCATCGCCATTGAAGTTCTCTGA
- a CDS encoding HPP family protein, whose protein sequence is MPDPSSPTPSRRAALARHLRPWMLRLLPAPMHISRQEGARVVAGAVIGVLIVAWISRWMGGAMPGPWMVASLGASAVLVLGMPTSPMAQPWPVIAGSTLSALVGTACSALVTDAAVAGALAVGLAIAAMLALRCLHPPGASMALYVVLTQSDGLRLAGFPVLLDVVVLVAVAMAFHRLTGRRYPHAQHAPPAGAGPAGRFTQEDLDMALQHYNAVLDIGRADLEGLLQLAGKAAFQRTLGELRCADIMSAPVHSVTSELPLKDAWALMRKEQIKAVPVVDGRGWVVGIVTVSDFMRLAHLEAHEGIGQRLRALVTGRPQQPRTVSALMSQPVQTARQDQPVMDLVPLFSEAGHHHLPIVNAQSELVGIITQTGLVRALARAVVPA, encoded by the coding sequence ATGCCCGATCCCTCGTCGCCCACGCCTTCCCGCCGTGCTGCCCTGGCACGGCATCTGCGCCCGTGGATGCTCCGCCTGCTGCCGGCCCCCATGCACATCAGCCGCCAGGAAGGCGCGCGCGTGGTGGCGGGCGCCGTGATCGGTGTGCTCATCGTGGCCTGGATCAGCCGGTGGATGGGGGGCGCCATGCCGGGCCCGTGGATGGTGGCTTCGCTCGGCGCCTCTGCCGTGCTGGTCCTGGGCATGCCCACCAGTCCCATGGCCCAGCCCTGGCCGGTGATCGCCGGCAGCACGCTGTCGGCCCTGGTGGGCACTGCCTGTTCCGCGCTGGTTACCGACGCTGCTGTGGCCGGGGCGCTTGCCGTGGGGCTGGCGATTGCCGCCATGCTGGCGCTGCGCTGCCTGCATCCGCCCGGTGCCTCGATGGCGCTGTACGTGGTGCTGACACAGAGCGATGGGCTGCGGCTGGCTGGGTTCCCTGTGCTGCTCGATGTGGTGGTGCTCGTCGCCGTGGCCATGGCTTTCCACCGCCTCACCGGACGGCGCTATCCCCATGCCCAGCACGCGCCGCCTGCCGGCGCGGGGCCGGCCGGGCGCTTCACGCAGGAGGATCTGGACATGGCCCTGCAGCACTACAACGCTGTGCTGGACATCGGGCGTGCCGATCTGGAAGGGCTGCTGCAGCTGGCCGGCAAGGCCGCATTCCAGCGCACGCTGGGCGAGCTGCGGTGTGCCGACATCATGTCGGCCCCCGTGCACTCCGTGACCAGCGAGTTGCCCCTCAAGGACGCGTGGGCGCTGATGCGCAAGGAGCAGATCAAGGCCGTGCCCGTCGTGGATGGCCGCGGGTGGGTGGTCGGGATCGTCACCGTGTCCGACTTCATGCGGCTGGCCCACCTGGAAGCGCACGAGGGCATCGGCCAGCGTCTGCGCGCGCTCGTCACCGGTCGCCCCCAACAGCCGCGGACGGTCTCGGCCCTGATGTCACAGCCCGTGCAGACGGCCAGGCAGGACCAGCCGGTGATGGATCTGGTGCCCCTCTTTTCCGAAGCAGGCCACCACCATCTACCCATCGTGAATGCGCAGAGCGAACTGGTGGGCATCATCACCCAGACCGGTCTGGTGCGCGCCCTGGCGCGGGCCGTGGTGCCCGCCTAG